The Paenibacillus sophorae genome has a segment encoding these proteins:
- a CDS encoding phospho-sugar mutase, producing MTQLSPKAAETLERWLQDPSVDETTKQELRGLDNDPQELEERFYRDLEFGTGGLRGVIGAGSNRMNRYTIARATQGFANFILEQHKGEGRPSVVIAHDSRRFSPEFALETALVLAGNGIEAYLYPSLRSTPQLSFSVRHLGATGGVVITASHNPPEYNGYKVYNAQGGQLVPDEAEKVISYIFNVDSFSAVKRAVKEDAEAAGLLHWLGEKEDEAYTDTVAAVSVGRSEIAGGLGSKFKIVYTPLHGTGNLPVRSVLSKIGFTDVLVVPEQEQPDSEFSTVKSPNPEEREAFTLAIKLGEELGADLLIGTDPDADRMGAVVRDHEGKFVVLSGNQSGALMIHYYLSRLQELGKLPSNGAVVKTIVTSEMGAAVASHYGATVFNTLTGFKYIGEKMTQFEASGDYTYLFGYEESYGYLAGNYARDKDAVLASMLIAEAGAYYKAQGKTLYEVLQELYAQFGYFLESLESRTLKGKDGVAQIQGIMSDWRQSPPQEIASITVSEVLDYSLGLEGLPKENVLKYLLADGSWFCLRPSGTEPKIKVYFAVRGESLEDAKSKIAALTREVMGRVDGGSN from the coding sequence ATGACCCAATTGAGTCCAAAAGCTGCAGAAACCTTGGAACGCTGGCTGCAAGACCCATCCGTAGACGAGACCACCAAGCAGGAACTTCGCGGACTGGACAATGATCCGCAGGAGCTTGAAGAACGCTTCTACCGCGATTTGGAATTTGGGACAGGCGGCTTGCGCGGCGTGATCGGCGCAGGCAGCAACCGGATGAACCGGTACACGATAGCAAGAGCGACTCAGGGTTTTGCCAATTTTATCTTGGAACAGCATAAGGGCGAAGGCCGTCCATCTGTCGTTATTGCTCATGATTCCCGCCGGTTCTCCCCGGAGTTTGCGCTGGAAACGGCGCTGGTTCTGGCCGGCAACGGTATTGAAGCCTATTTATATCCTTCCCTTCGCTCAACGCCGCAGCTGTCCTTCAGCGTGCGCCATTTGGGAGCGACAGGTGGTGTCGTCATTACGGCGAGTCATAATCCTCCGGAATATAACGGGTACAAAGTATACAATGCTCAAGGCGGTCAGCTTGTACCGGATGAAGCCGAGAAGGTGATTTCCTACATATTCAATGTAGATTCCTTCAGCGCAGTCAAGCGTGCCGTTAAAGAAGATGCTGAAGCCGCTGGGCTCCTTCATTGGCTGGGCGAGAAGGAAGACGAGGCTTACACCGATACGGTGGCGGCAGTCAGTGTCGGACGGTCGGAAATAGCCGGGGGCCTTGGAAGCAAATTCAAAATCGTATATACGCCGCTGCATGGAACAGGCAATCTGCCGGTTCGCAGCGTACTGAGTAAGATCGGTTTCACCGATGTGCTTGTTGTGCCGGAACAGGAACAGCCGGATTCCGAATTCTCCACGGTGAAATCGCCGAATCCGGAAGAGCGGGAAGCCTTTACACTGGCGATCAAGCTTGGTGAGGAACTGGGTGCCGATCTGCTCATCGGTACTGACCCCGACGCGGACCGGATGGGCGCCGTTGTGCGTGACCATGAGGGTAAATTCGTTGTGCTGTCGGGCAACCAGTCCGGCGCGTTAATGATCCACTACTATCTGAGCCGGCTGCAGGAACTGGGCAAGCTGCCAAGCAATGGCGCGGTAGTCAAGACGATCGTAACCAGTGAGATGGGCGCTGCAGTCGCCAGCCATTACGGAGCGACCGTGTTTAACACGCTGACGGGCTTCAAATATATAGGTGAAAAAATGACCCAGTTCGAAGCCTCGGGCGATTACACATATCTGTTTGGCTATGAGGAAAGCTATGGATATCTTGCTGGCAACTATGCCCGCGACAAGGATGCCGTTCTGGCTTCCATGCTGATTGCGGAAGCTGGAGCCTATTACAAAGCTCAAGGCAAGACTCTTTACGAGGTGCTGCAGGAGCTTTATGCGCAGTTCGGTTACTTCCTCGAAAGCCTGGAATCCCGTACACTCAAGGGCAAGGACGGGGTTGCCCAAATCCAGGGCATCATGAGCGATTGGCGGCAAAGTCCGCCGCAGGAAATCGCGAGCATTACCGTAAGCGAGGTGCTGGATTACTCTCTCGGTTTGGAGGGGCTTCCGAAGGAGAATGTGCTGAAATATCTGCTCGCCGACGGCTCCTGGTTCTGCCTGCGTCCTTCGGGCACCGAGCCCAAGATCAAGGTGTATTTTGCCGTACGCGGCGAGTCGCTTGAGGATGCCAAGTCCAAGATTGCCGCACTTACCC
- the fabZ gene encoding 3-hydroxyacyl-ACP dehydratase FabZ, with protein sequence MLDVNQIQEIIPHRPPFLLVDKIIEIEMGKRAVGIKNVTVNEPFFIGHFPGYPVMPGVLITEALAQVGAVAILGVEANRGKIGFLAGLDGFRFRGQVVPGDTLKLEVEITRLKGSIGKGKAVAKVEDKVVAEGEMMFALN encoded by the coding sequence ATGCTGGATGTCAATCAAATTCAGGAAATTATCCCCCATCGTCCCCCTTTCCTGCTGGTGGACAAAATTATCGAAATCGAAATGGGGAAACGGGCGGTAGGCATTAAAAATGTCACGGTGAACGAGCCCTTTTTTATAGGGCACTTTCCAGGTTACCCCGTTATGCCCGGTGTACTGATTACCGAGGCTCTCGCGCAGGTTGGGGCAGTAGCGATTTTGGGAGTAGAAGCCAACCGCGGCAAGATCGGCTTTTTGGCGGGCTTGGACGGCTTCCGTTTCCGCGGGCAGGTTGTGCCGGGAGATACCCTTAAGCTGGAAGTGGAGATTACGCGGCTTAAAGGGAGCATTGGCAAAGGAAAAGCTGTTGCCAAAGTCGAAGACAAGGTTGTGGCCGAAGGCGAAATGATGTTTGCGCTTAATTAA
- a CDS encoding DNA-directed RNA polymerase subunit beta, translating to MSRQKEDRLKQEQLTEDNVPIKRKRSKWTVVQWFLIPLLLLLALGGGLTVGYVVLGKKELSDVLHWSTWKHIYDLVFAP from the coding sequence ATGAGCCGTCAGAAAGAAGATCGTTTGAAACAAGAACAACTGACCGAAGATAACGTGCCGATAAAGCGCAAACGATCGAAATGGACGGTCGTTCAATGGTTTCTGATTCCTTTGCTGCTGCTGCTTGCTCTTGGCGGCGGTCTGACGGTCGGCTACGTCGTCCTTGGCAAAAAGGAACTGAGCGATGTGCTTCATTGGAGCACATGGAAGCATATATACGATTTGGTCTTTGCACCATGA
- a CDS encoding flagellar hook-basal body protein — translation MNNSTIGAAVSMASLQQRLDLIADNIANINTAGYKSKDGAFEDVLTRVQQQSQEYKLEGRSMPLGFDIGYGMRIPQVTTSWEQGALKETGNASDLALQGSGLFAVQVNGVTSFTRQGDFHFTPDAANQGNMILVDNENNPVLNAQGNPLTVPVGVSVAFDETGAVLMKRNENDQATVAGRLMLVEPRNSEVLQAVDGGRFVLADGVTAGQAFVQRAAGQSGGAAVRSGWLEQSNVDLNKEMTEMMQIQRTYQLVARAFSSSDQMLGLANNMRG, via the coding sequence ATGAACAATTCGACAATCGGCGCGGCCGTCTCGATGGCCAGTCTCCAGCAGCGCCTTGATCTTATCGCCGATAATATTGCCAATATCAATACGGCAGGCTACAAGAGTAAAGACGGGGCCTTTGAAGACGTGCTCACCCGGGTGCAGCAGCAGTCGCAGGAATACAAGCTTGAGGGGCGCAGCATGCCCTTGGGCTTTGATATCGGCTATGGCATGCGGATTCCCCAAGTTACTACCAGTTGGGAACAGGGAGCGCTTAAGGAGACCGGCAATGCCAGCGATTTGGCGCTGCAGGGCAGCGGATTATTCGCTGTACAGGTTAACGGCGTCACTTCCTTTACGCGTCAGGGCGATTTTCATTTCACCCCTGATGCCGCCAATCAAGGTAATATGATTTTGGTGGACAATGAGAACAATCCGGTGCTGAACGCGCAAGGCAACCCGCTGACGGTACCGGTTGGAGTGAGCGTAGCCTTTGACGAGACGGGAGCCGTTCTAATGAAGAGGAATGAGAACGACCAGGCGACGGTCGCGGGCCGGCTGATGCTTGTGGAACCGAGGAACAGCGAGGTGCTCCAGGCAGTTGACGGTGGAAGATTTGTCCTTGCAGACGGTGTGACGGCTGGACAAGCCTTCGTGCAGCGGGCGGCGGGCCAGAGCGGCGGAGCGGCCGTGCGATCCGGCTGGCTTGAGCAGTCCAATGTCGATCTGAACAAGGAAATGACGGAGATGATGCAGATTCAGCGGACGTATCAGCTTGTCGCCCGGGCTTTTTCCTCAAGCGATCAAATGCTTGGATTAGCAAATAACATGCGCGGGTAG
- a CDS encoding flagellar hook-basal body protein — protein sequence MIRGLYTAAAGMVTEQRRHDTATQNIANLNTTGYKQVESISHSFPNVLISAMQGGIVKPIGRMNTGVFAEQSMSKFLQGDLVESGKSTDFALSADLRLADPATGGNIPFDASGKYISDTGEIIYQPQAFFTVQDNDGNTLYTRNGGFNVSPAGELLSSGGYRVLGADGRPVVLNGTVDSLKVDAEGNLLDATGATTGVRLGVSIVTKPQNLVRDGNGVFHVDDAQAAGIRYAAAADNMQVRQGYIEGSNVDATQVTVDLNAAYRAYEANQKVIQFYDNSLQKAVNDVGRV from the coding sequence ATGATAAGAGGTTTATATACGGCCGCTGCCGGTATGGTCACAGAGCAGCGCAGACATGACACGGCAACGCAAAATATCGCCAATCTGAATACGACGGGGTACAAGCAGGTCGAAAGCATCAGCCATTCGTTTCCGAATGTGCTGATCTCCGCCATGCAGGGCGGGATTGTGAAGCCGATTGGCAGAATGAACACGGGGGTATTCGCCGAGCAGTCCATGTCCAAATTTCTGCAAGGCGATTTGGTCGAAAGCGGCAAGTCTACCGACTTTGCGCTGTCGGCGGACTTGCGTCTGGCGGATCCCGCCACGGGCGGTAACATACCCTTTGACGCATCGGGCAAGTATATAAGCGATACTGGCGAGATTATTTACCAGCCGCAGGCTTTTTTCACGGTTCAGGACAATGATGGCAATACGCTTTATACTCGAAACGGCGGCTTTAATGTAAGTCCTGCCGGTGAACTGCTGAGTTCCGGAGGATACAGGGTGCTTGGCGCCGATGGCAGACCGGTAGTGTTAAACGGTACGGTGGATAGTCTCAAGGTTGACGCGGAAGGCAATCTTCTTGATGCAACAGGCGCCACAACCGGCGTCCGTCTCGGAGTCAGCATTGTGACCAAGCCGCAGAACCTGGTGCGCGACGGCAACGGTGTATTTCACGTAGACGATGCGCAGGCGGCGGGAATCCGGTATGCGGCTGCCGCAGATAATATGCAGGTCCGCCAGGGATATATTGAAGGCTCCAATGTGGATGCGACGCAGGTTACCGTCGATTTGAACGCGGCTTACCGGGCGTACGAAGCCAACCAGAAGGTGATCCAGTTCTATGACAACAGCTTGCAAAAGGCTGTAAATGATGTCGGCAGAGTATAG
- the mreB gene encoding rod shape-determining protein MreB, whose translation MLSKDIGIDLGTANVLIHVKGKGVVLDEPSVVTLETDTKKVLAVGEQARRMVGRTPGNISTIRPLRDGVIADFEITETMLKYFIDRVGGRSWYARPRILICAPTNITSVEQKSIREAAERSGAKEVFMEEEPKAAAIGAGMDIYQPSGNMVVDIGGGTTDVAVLSMGDVVTASSIKVAGDKFDESILKYIKQKYKLLIGERTAEDIKLTIGNVRPGGIQAEMDIRGRDMVSGLPQTLTITSVEAREALWDPVSSIVAAAKTVLERTPPELSADIIDRGVVLTGGGALLSGLSELLSEELHVPVWVAEDPMHCVVKGTGILLDHLDKVVKKKF comes from the coding sequence ATGCTTAGCAAGGACATCGGAATCGATCTCGGCACAGCCAATGTGCTTATTCATGTTAAAGGAAAAGGAGTCGTTCTGGATGAACCTTCAGTGGTCACGCTTGAAACCGACACGAAGAAGGTCCTTGCGGTGGGAGAACAGGCGCGCCGAATGGTCGGCCGCACCCCCGGAAACATCTCAACGATTCGTCCGCTCCGGGACGGCGTTATCGCCGATTTTGAAATTACGGAGACGATGCTTAAATATTTCATCGACCGCGTCGGAGGCCGCTCCTGGTATGCGCGTCCGCGCATTTTGATCTGCGCCCCTACGAATATTACCTCTGTCGAGCAGAAATCGATCCGTGAAGCGGCGGAGCGCAGCGGGGCGAAGGAAGTCTTCATGGAAGAGGAGCCGAAGGCCGCGGCAATCGGAGCGGGTATGGATATTTATCAACCTAGCGGAAATATGGTCGTCGACATCGGCGGCGGAACGACGGATGTAGCCGTATTGTCCATGGGCGACGTCGTTACCGCCTCCTCCATCAAAGTGGCGGGGGACAAGTTCGACGAATCCATTTTAAAATATATCAAGCAGAAATATAAACTGCTCATCGGTGAACGGACGGCTGAAGATATCAAGCTGACCATCGGGAATGTGCGTCCGGGCGGCATACAAGCCGAGATGGATATTCGCGGCCGTGATATGGTAAGCGGGCTTCCGCAGACCCTGACAATCACCTCGGTCGAAGCGCGGGAGGCGCTTTGGGACCCGGTGTCGTCCATTGTGGCCGCAGCGAAGACGGTTTTGGAACGGACGCCTCCGGAGCTGTCCGCCGATATCATTGACCGTGGCGTCGTGCTGACCGGAGGAGGAGCGCTGCTGAGCGGACTGAGCGAGCTGCTCTCCGAAGAACTGCATGTACCGGTATGGGTGGCGGAAGACCCGATGCACTGCGTTGTGAAGGGAACGGGCATCTTGCTGGATCATTTGGACAAGGTGGTTAAGAAAAAGTTCTGA
- the spoIIID gene encoding sporulation transcriptional regulator SpoIIID, which produces MHDYIKERTIKIGRCIVETRHTVRTIAKEFGVSKSTVHKDLTERLPEINPDLADQVKHILEYHKSIRHLRGGEATKIKYKKNTGKKREVAVAIKP; this is translated from the coding sequence GTGCACGATTATATCAAGGAACGTACGATTAAAATCGGACGCTGCATCGTGGAAACCAGGCATACGGTCCGGACCATAGCCAAAGAATTCGGCGTTTCCAAAAGCACGGTGCATAAAGATCTGACCGAGCGGTTGCCGGAAATCAATCCTGATCTGGCCGATCAGGTGAAGCACATTCTTGAATACCACAAATCCATCCGTCATCTCCGGGGGGGCGAGGCCACAAAAATCAAATATAAGAAAAACACGGGGAAGAAGCGGGAGGTGGCCGTAGCGATCAAACCATAA